In the genome of Porphyrobacter sp. ULC335, one region contains:
- the rpmD gene encoding 50S ribosomal protein L30 yields MATIKIKQIGSPIRRPASQRQILIGLGLNKMHKIVERQDTPEVRGAIAKIPHLVQVVD; encoded by the coding sequence ATGGCTACCATCAAGATCAAGCAGATCGGTTCGCCGATCCGCCGCCCCGCCAGCCAGCGCCAGATCCTTATCGGTCTGGGTCTGAACAAGATGCACAAGATCGTTGAGCGTCAGGACACCCCCGAGGTGCGCGGCGCGATCGCGAAGATCCCGCATCTGGTGCAGGTGGTCGACTAA
- the rpsE gene encoding 30S ribosomal protein S5: protein MADENTIETPDVAVVETGGDAGEAQGRRGRGRGGNREGGGGDRGRGRGGRDNNRGGKQEEDDGIIEKLVHINRVSKTVKGGKRFGFAALVVVGDGQGRVGFGHGKAREVPEAITKATAAARKKMIRVPLKEGRTLHHDGNGRFGAGKVTLRTAPAGTGIIAGGPMRAVFESLGVADVVTKSVGTSNPYNMIRATFDALTEQTSPKSVAQRRGKKVADLLGRGGASAAEAEADAAAIAE, encoded by the coding sequence ATGGCTGACGAGAACACCATCGAAACCCCGGACGTGGCGGTTGTTGAAACTGGCGGCGACGCCGGCGAAGCCCAGGGTCGTCGTGGCCGTGGCCGTGGCGGCAACCGTGAAGGCGGCGGCGGCGATCGCGGTCGTGGACGCGGCGGTCGTGACAACAACCGTGGCGGCAAGCAGGAAGAAGATGACGGCATCATCGAAAAGCTGGTGCACATCAACCGCGTCTCCAAGACCGTGAAGGGCGGCAAGCGCTTCGGCTTTGCTGCGCTGGTCGTGGTCGGCGACGGTCAGGGCCGCGTCGGCTTTGGCCACGGCAAGGCTCGCGAAGTGCCTGAAGCGATCACCAAGGCGACTGCCGCGGCTCGCAAGAAGATGATCCGCGTTCCGCTCAAGGAAGGCCGCACCCTGCACCATGACGGCAATGGCCGTTTCGGTGCCGGCAAGGTGACCCTGCGCACCGCGCCTGCGGGTACCGGCATCATCGCCGGTGGTCCGATGCGCGCCGTCTTCGAGAGCCTCGGCGTTGCCGATGTGGTGACCAAGTCGGTCGGCACCTCGAACCCCTACAACATGATCCGCGCCACCTTCGACGCGCTGACTGAGCAGACTTCGCCGAAGTCGGTTGCCCAGCGTCGCGGCAAGAAGGTTGCCGACCTGCTTGGTCGGGGCGGAGCAAGTGCAGCCGAGGCGGAAGCCGATGCTGCCGCGATCGCGGAGTAA
- the rplR gene encoding 50S ribosomal protein L18: MAKLSLFERRRRRVRTALRARAGGKPRLSVHRTGRHIYAQIIDDAAGKTVAAASTLGAKASGANVDAAVEVGKAIAEAAKKAGVTTVVFDRGGFLFHGRVKALADAAREGGLEF, translated from the coding sequence ATGGCAAAGCTTTCCCTTTTCGAACGTCGCCGTCGCCGCGTCCGCACTGCGCTGCGCGCCCGTGCCGGTGGCAAGCCCCGTTTGTCGGTGCATCGCACCGGTCGTCACATCTACGCCCAGATCATCGATGACGCGGCCGGCAAGACTGTCGCCGCTGCCTCGACGCTCGGCGCCAAGGCGAGCGGCGCCAATGTCGACGCCGCTGTCGAGGTTGGCAAGGCAATCGCCGAAGCTGCCAAGAAGGCGGGCGTGACGACTGTCGTGTTCGATCGCGGCGGGTTCCTGTTCCATGGTCGCGTCAAGGCGCTGGCCGATGCCGCCCGTGAAGGCGGGCTGGAGTTCTGA
- the rplF gene encoding 50S ribosomal protein L6, whose translation MSRIGKKPVAIPGGVTATIDNGTMTVKGPKGTLTLGLSDLIDYKVEEGEISVKPANDSRQARAFWGMQRTLVSNLVEGVTDGFTKVLVIKGVGYRANAQGRTLKLQLGYSHDVDLPVPEGLEVKTPDQTTVEVSGTDKQAVGQFAAEIRRWRKPEPYKGKGIAYRGEFIFRKEGKKR comes from the coding sequence ATGAGCCGCATCGGTAAAAAGCCGGTGGCGATCCCTGGCGGTGTGACCGCCACGATCGACAACGGCACCATGACGGTGAAGGGGCCTAAGGGCACTCTCACGCTCGGGTTGTCGGACCTCATCGACTACAAGGTCGAAGAGGGCGAGATCTCGGTCAAGCCGGCCAATGACAGCCGCCAGGCGCGGGCCTTCTGGGGCATGCAGCGCACGCTGGTCTCTAATCTTGTCGAAGGCGTCACCGACGGCTTCACCAAGGTGCTGGTGATCAAGGGTGTCGGCTACCGTGCCAACGCACAGGGCCGCACGCTGAAGCTGCAGCTCGGCTACAGCCACGATGTCGATCTGCCGGTTCCCGAGGGTCTTGAAGTCAAGACCCCCGATCAGACCACCGTCGAGGTTTCGGGTACCGACAAGCAGGCCGTTGGCCAGTTTGCCGCTGAAATCCGCCGCTGGCGCAAGCCCGAGCCTTATAAGGGCAAGGGGATCGCCTATCGCGGCGAGTTTATCTTCCGCAAGGAAGGGAAGAAGAGATAA
- the rpsH gene encoding 30S ribosomal protein S8 yields the protein MAMTDPLGDMLTRIRNGQRAKKDSVLTPASNLRASVLEVLQREGYIRGYSEDNSGKHPALRIELKYFEGEPAIKHVARVSKPGRRVYSGSKELPTIRNGLGITIVSTPRGVLSDAEARTHNVGGEVLAEVF from the coding sequence ATGGCAATGACCGATCCACTGGGTGACATGCTCACCCGCATCCGCAACGGCCAGCGCGCGAAGAAGGACTCTGTCCTGACGCCCGCCAGCAACCTGCGTGCAAGCGTGCTCGAAGTGCTTCAGCGTGAAGGCTACATCCGTGGCTACAGCGAAGATAACTCGGGCAAGCACCCCGCGCTGCGGATTGAACTGAAGTATTTCGAAGGCGAGCCCGCGATCAAGCACGTGGCGCGCGTTTCGAAGCCGGGCCGCCGCGTTTACTCGGGTTCCAAGGAACTGCCGACGATCCGCAACGGCCTCGGTATCACCATCGTCTCGACCCCGCGGGGCGTGCTTTCGGATGCCGAAGCGCGCACCCACAACGTCGGTGGCGAAGTGCTGGCGGAGGTGTTCTGA
- the rpsN gene encoding 30S ribosomal protein S14 — translation MAKLSSINKNERRKKLVKQYAAKYEKLKAIAADESLDETERLVARLKMAELPRNANPTRVRNRCATTGRPRGYYRKFGINRIELRQLGNSGMIPGLTKSSW, via the coding sequence ATGGCGAAACTGAGTTCCATCAACAAGAATGAGCGTCGCAAGAAGCTCGTGAAGCAGTACGCTGCGAAGTACGAGAAGCTGAAGGCGATTGCTGCCGATGAATCGCTTGACGAGACCGAGCGCCTGGTCGCTCGCCTCAAGATGGCGGAGCTTCCGCGCAACGCAAACCCGACCCGGGTTCGCAACCGTTGCGCCACCACCGGCCGTCCCCGCGGCTATTACCGCAAGTTCGGCATCAACCGTATCGAACTGCGCCAACTCGGTAACAGCGGGATGATCCCCGGCCTGACCAAGTCGAGCTGGTGA
- the rplE gene encoding 50S ribosomal protein L5, whose product MVDYTARMKAKYDTEIVPAMTEKFGYKNRLEVPKLEKVTLNMGVGEASQDKKKVQTAAEEMALIAGQKPVITIAKKSIAQFKLREGMPIGCKVTLRRERMYEFLDRLVTVAMPRIRDFRGLNAKSFDGRGNYAMGLKEQIVFPEISYDKIEKVRGMDIIVTTTAKTDEEARELLRLFGFPFQGEAPGAKATEQKEAA is encoded by the coding sequence ATGGTTGATTATACCGCACGGATGAAGGCCAAGTACGATACGGAAATCGTGCCGGCCATGACCGAGAAGTTCGGCTACAAGAACCGTCTTGAAGTTCCGAAGCTTGAGAAGGTCACGCTCAACATGGGTGTGGGAGAGGCGAGCCAGGACAAGAAGAAGGTCCAGACCGCTGCCGAGGAAATGGCGCTGATCGCCGGCCAGAAGCCGGTCATCACCATCGCCAAGAAGTCGATCGCGCAGTTCAAGCTGCGTGAAGGCATGCCGATCGGTTGCAAGGTCACCCTTCGCCGCGAACGCATGTACGAATTTCTCGATCGTCTCGTGACCGTGGCCATGCCGCGCATCCGCGACTTCCGTGGTCTGAACGCCAAGTCGTTCGACGGCCGCGGCAACTACGCGATGGGGCTGAAGGAACAGATCGTGTTCCCCGAAATCAGCTACGACAAGATCGAGAAGGTGCGTGGCATGGACATCATCGTCACCACCACAGCCAAGACCGATGAAGAGGCGCGCGAACTGCTGCGTCTGTTCGGCTTCCCCTTCCAGGGCGAAGCACCGGGCGCAAAGGCAACCGAACAGAAGGAGGCGGCGTGA
- the rplX gene encoding 50S ribosomal protein L24, whose protein sequence is MAAAKIKKGDSVVVLSGKDKGRTGTVAQVMPKDGKVVVEGVNIVARHRKPSQTNPQGGIDRFSAPMHISKVAIADPKTGKATRVRFETKDGRKVRVAVKSGETIDG, encoded by the coding sequence ATGGCTGCTGCCAAGATCAAGAAGGGTGACAGCGTCGTCGTGCTGTCGGGCAAGGACAAGGGGCGTACCGGTACGGTCGCTCAGGTCATGCCGAAGGACGGCAAGGTTGTTGTCGAGGGCGTGAACATCGTCGCCCGTCACCGCAAGCCCAGCCAGACCAACCCCCAGGGTGGTATCGACCGTTTCTCGGCTCCGATGCACATCTCCAAGGTTGCGATCGCTGATCCCAAGACCGGCAAGGCCACCCGCGTCCGCTTCGAAACGAAGGACGGTCGCAAGGTGCGTGTCGCCGTGAAGAGTGGGGAGACCATCGATGGTTGA
- the rplN gene encoding 50S ribosomal protein L14, with protein sequence MIQMQSNLDVADNSGAKRVQCIKVLGGSKRRTAGVGDVIVVSIKEAQPRAKVKKGDVHRAVIVRTRKDVRRPDGTVIRFDTNAAVLVNKNEEPIGTRIFGPVVRELRSRGFMKIISLAPEVL encoded by the coding sequence ATGATCCAGATGCAATCCAATCTCGACGTCGCGGACAATAGCGGCGCCAAGCGCGTCCAGTGCATCAAGGTGCTGGGCGGGTCGAAGCGTCGTACCGCGGGCGTCGGCGATGTGATCGTCGTCTCCATCAAGGAGGCGCAGCCGCGCGCCAAGGTCAAGAAGGGCGATGTCCATCGCGCCGTGATCGTGCGCACTCGCAAGGACGTGCGTCGTCCGGATGGCACTGTCATCCGCTTCGACACCAACGCTGCCGTGCTGGTCAACAAGAACGAGGAGCCGATCGGCACCCGTATCTTTGGCCCCGTGGTGCGTGAACTGCGTTCGCGCGGCTTCATGAAGATCATCTCGCTCGCGCCGGAGGTGCTGTGA
- the rpsQ gene encoding 30S ribosomal protein S17, with translation MPKRILVGTVSSDKTDKTVTVLVERKVKHPLYGKIIRRSKKYHAHDENNEYTVGDVVRIEETRPMSKTKTWIVKDRVVAGGVQAVEADLDVAAAGN, from the coding sequence ATGCCCAAGCGCATCCTCGTCGGTACTGTGAGCTCCGACAAGACCGACAAGACCGTGACCGTGCTGGTCGAACGCAAGGTGAAGCACCCCCTCTACGGGAAGATCATCCGTCGTTCGAAGAAGTATCACGCGCACGACGAGAACAACGAATACACCGTGGGCGACGTGGTGCGGATCGAAGAGACCCGCCCGATGTCGAAGACCAAGACCTGGATCGTCAAGGACCGGGTTGTGGCGGGTGGCGTGCAGGCGGTGGAAGCCGACCTCGACGTTGCGGCTGCGGGTAACTGA
- the rpmC gene encoding 50S ribosomal protein L29 — protein sequence MADFADLRTKTDDQLSAELTELKREQYNLRFQAATNQLEAPSRIRQVRRTIAQIKTLQNERAAKAAAVKA from the coding sequence ATGGCCGACTTTGCGGACCTTCGCACCAAGACCGATGACCAGCTGTCCGCCGAGCTCACCGAGCTGAAGCGGGAGCAGTACAATCTGCGGTTCCAGGCTGCGACCAACCAGCTCGAGGCTCCCTCGCGCATCCGTCAGGTGCGCCGGACCATCGCGCAGATCAAGACGCTTCAGAACGAGCGCGCGGCCAAAGCCGCCGCTGTTAAAGCGTAA
- the rplP gene encoding 50S ribosomal protein L16, translated as MLQPKKHKFRKQFKGRIKGEAKGGTTLNFGSYGLKALEPERITARQIEAARRAITRHIKRQGRLWIRVFPDVPVTKKPAEVRQGKGKGSVEYWAARVKPGRILFELDGVAGPLAAEAFERAAMKLPIKTKVVARLGDTSHLGGE; from the coding sequence ATGTTGCAACCGAAAAAGCACAAGTTCCGCAAGCAGTTCAAGGGACGGATCAAGGGCGAAGCCAAGGGTGGAACCACCCTGAACTTCGGCTCCTACGGCCTCAAGGCTCTGGAACCCGAGCGGATCACTGCGCGCCAGATCGAAGCTGCGCGCCGTGCCATCACCCGTCACATCAAGCGTCAGGGTCGTCTCTGGATCCGCGTGTTCCCCGATGTGCCCGTGACCAAGAAGCCTGCCGAAGTTCGTCAGGGTAAGGGCAAGGGTTCGGTGGAATACTGGGCAGCGCGCGTGAAGCCGGGCCGTATCCTGTTCGAACTCGATGGCGTGGCCGGTCCGCTGGCTGCCGAAGCATTCGAGCGCGCAGCGATGAAGCTGCCGATCAAGACCAAGGTTGTCGCCCGTCTGGGTGACACCAGCCACCTGGGAGGCGAATAA
- the rpsC gene encoding 30S ribosomal protein S3, which yields MGQKSNPIGLRLQINRTWDSRWYAEGRDYAQLLKEDVAIRKYIMKNLPQAAVSKVVIERPAKLCRVSIYAARPGVIIGKKGADIEKLRSKLATMTPSDVKLNIVEIRKPEIDAKLVAQGIADQLVRRVAFRRAMKRAVQSALRLGAEGIKIVCGGRLGGAEIARVEWYREGRVPLHTLRANIDYADTEALTAYGIIGIKVWIFKGEILAHDPTAQDRLMMEAQTSGVRPAR from the coding sequence ATGGGCCAGAAGAGCAATCCGATCGGTCTGCGCCTGCAGATCAACCGCACCTGGGACAGCCGCTGGTACGCCGAAGGGCGTGACTATGCGCAGCTGCTCAAGGAAGATGTCGCGATCCGCAAGTACATCATGAAGAACCTGCCGCAGGCGGCAGTTTCCAAGGTGGTGATCGAGCGTCCGGCCAAGCTGTGCCGCGTGTCGATCTATGCGGCGCGTCCGGGTGTCATCATCGGCAAGAAGGGCGCGGACATCGAAAAGCTTCGTTCGAAGCTTGCGACCATGACGCCGAGCGACGTGAAGCTGAACATCGTTGAAATCCGCAAGCCGGAAATCGATGCCAAGCTCGTTGCGCAGGGCATCGCCGATCAGCTGGTTCGTCGAGTTGCGTTCCGCCGGGCGATGAAGCGTGCCGTGCAGTCGGCGCTGCGTCTTGGTGCCGAAGGCATCAAGATCGTATGCGGTGGCCGTCTCGGCGGGGCGGAAATCGCCCGCGTCGAATGGTACCGCGAAGGCCGCGTGCCGCTCCACACGCTGCGTGCCAACATCGATTACGCCGACACCGAGGCGCTCACCGCCTACGGGATCATCGGGATCAAGGTGTGGATCTTCAAGGGCGAGATCCTCGCCCATGATCCGACCGCGCAGGACCGCCTGATGATGGAAGCCCAGACTTCCGGCGTCCGGCCGGCTCGTTGA
- the rplV gene encoding 50S ribosomal protein L22: MGKAKAPRRVGDNEALAVGTTIRGSAQKLNLVAALIRGKKAEEALNILAFSKRAMARDASKVLASAIANAENNHNLDVDALIVAEASVGKSVTMKRFHTRGRGKSTRILKPFSRLRIVVREAEEA; encoded by the coding sequence ATGGGCAAGGCTAAGGCACCCCGCCGCGTCGGCGATAACGAGGCTCTGGCTGTCGGCACCACGATCCGTGGTTCGGCGCAGAAGCTGAACCTCGTTGCCGCACTGATCCGTGGCAAGAAGGCTGAAGAGGCGTTGAACATCCTCGCCTTTTCGAAGCGGGCAATGGCACGCGATGCGAGCAAGGTGCTCGCATCGGCAATCGCCAATGCTGAGAACAACCACAACCTCGACGTTGACGCGTTGATCGTGGCGGAAGCCTCGGTCGGCAAGTCGGTGACGATGAAGCGGTTCCACACCCGCGGTCGCGGCAAGTCGACCCGCATCCTCAAGCCGTTCTCACGGCTGCGGATCGTGGTTCGCGAAGCAGAAGAGGCGTAA
- the rpsS gene encoding 30S ribosomal protein S19: protein MARSVWKGPFVELSLLKKAESAQEASNTKPIKTWSRRSTILPQFVGLTFNVYNGHKFIPVSVSEEMVGHKLGEFAPTRTFPGHAADKKGKR, encoded by the coding sequence ATGGCACGTTCCGTCTGGAAAGGTCCGTTTGTCGAGCTGAGCCTTCTGAAGAAGGCTGAAAGCGCGCAGGAAGCGAGCAACACCAAGCCGATCAAGACCTGGTCGCGGCGTTCGACGATTCTGCCGCAGTTCGTCGGGCTCACCTTCAATGTCTATAACGGGCACAAGTTCATTCCCGTTTCGGTTTCTGAAGAAATGGTCGGCCACAAGCTCGGCGAATTTGCGCCCACGCGCACCTTCCCCGGTCACGCTGCCGACAAGAAGGGCAAGCGCTAA
- the rplB gene encoding 50S ribosomal protein L2 has protein sequence MALKNYKPTSPARRGLILVDKSALWKGKPVKALTEGKHKTGGRNNKGHVTSRGIAGGHKQKYRFIDFKRRKWDMPATVERLEYDPNRTAFIALVKYDDGEQAYIIAPQRLAVGDTVVAGEKTDTKPGNAMLLGQMPVGTICHNVEMKPGKGGQIARSAGTYVQVVGRDRAMVIVRLNSGEQRYLRADCMGTVGAVSNPDNGNQNFAKAGRKRWMGVRPLTRGVAKNPVDHPHGGGEGRTSGGRHPVTPWGKPTKGARTRHNKQTDKMIIRSRHAKKKR, from the coding sequence ATGGCACTCAAGAACTATAAGCCGACCAGTCCCGCTCGCCGCGGTCTGATTTTGGTGGACAAGTCTGCCCTGTGGAAGGGCAAGCCGGTCAAGGCGCTTACCGAAGGTAAGCACAAGACCGGTGGCCGTAACAACAAGGGCCATGTCACCTCGCGTGGCATCGCGGGTGGTCACAAGCAGAAGTACCGCTTCATCGACTTCAAGCGTCGCAAGTGGGACATGCCGGCCACCGTCGAGCGTCTGGAATATGACCCGAACCGCACCGCCTTCATCGCTCTGGTGAAGTACGATGACGGCGAACAGGCCTACATCATCGCTCCGCAGCGTCTCGCCGTTGGTGACACGGTCGTGGCCGGTGAGAAGACCGACACCAAGCCGGGCAACGCCATGTTGCTGGGTCAGATGCCGGTCGGCACCATTTGCCACAACGTGGAAATGAAGCCGGGCAAGGGCGGTCAGATTGCCCGTTCGGCAGGCACCTATGTGCAGGTCGTCGGCCGTGACCGTGCGATGGTCATCGTCCGCCTGAACTCGGGCGAACAGCGTTACCTGCGCGCCGATTGCATGGGCACTGTGGGCGCTGTGTCGAACCCCGACAACGGCAACCAGAATTTCGCCAAGGCTGGCCGCAAGCGTTGGATGGGCGTCCGCCCGCTGACCCGCGGTGTTGCCAAGAACCCGGTCGATCACCCGCACGGCGGTGGTGAAGGCCGCACCTCGGGCGGCCGTCATCCGGTTACTCCGTGGGGCAAGCCGACCAAGGGTGCCCGTACGCGCCACAACAAGCAGACGGACAAGATGATTATCCGTTCGCGTCACGCGAAGAAGAAGAGGTAA
- a CDS encoding 50S ribosomal protein L23, which yields MAKKQTVDARHYDVIIAPHITEKSTLASEHNAVVFKVAKDATKPQIKEAIEAIYDKKVVAVNTLVQKGKTKRWKGKAYQRSDVKKAIVTLAEGDMIDITSGI from the coding sequence ATGGCTAAGAAGCAGACTGTCGATGCGCGTCACTACGACGTGATCATCGCGCCGCACATCACCGAAAAGTCGACCCTCGCGTCGGAACATAATGCCGTGGTCTTCAAGGTCGCCAAGGATGCGACCAAGCCGCAGATCAAGGAAGCGATCGAGGCGATCTACGACAAGAAGGTCGTCGCCGTGAACACCCTGGTCCAGAAGGGCAAGACCAAGCGCTGGAAGGGCAAGGCCTATCAGCGCAGCGACGTGAAGAAGGCCATTGTCACCCTCGCCGAGGGTGACATGATCGACATCACCAGCGGTATCTGA
- the rplD gene encoding 50S ribosomal protein L4 encodes MKIKVQKIDGGKASGDIELSDDVFGIEPRADILHRVVTWQLENRRGTARPTRERSDVARTGKKFGKQKGGGTARHGDRAAPIFIGGGKAHGARKRDFEQSLNKKIRALGLKMALSSKAKDGLVVVDTLELAEAKTKALKGHLAKAGFSGKILVIDGEQVDAGFKKAAGNLPGINVLPAMGANVYDILNHDTLVLTKAAVEKLEARFNG; translated from the coding sequence ATGAAGATCAAGGTTCAGAAAATCGACGGCGGCAAGGCCTCGGGCGACATCGAACTGTCGGATGACGTGTTCGGCATCGAGCCGCGCGCCGACATCCTGCACCGGGTCGTGACCTGGCAGCTGGAAAACCGCCGCGGCACCGCCCGCCCGACGCGTGAGCGTTCGGACGTGGCCCGCACCGGCAAGAAGTTCGGCAAGCAGAAGGGCGGCGGTACCGCCCGTCACGGCGACCGTGCAGCTCCGATCTTCATCGGCGGCGGCAAGGCCCATGGCGCGCGCAAGCGTGACTTCGAGCAGTCGCTCAACAAGAAGATCCGTGCGCTTGGCCTCAAGATGGCGCTTTCGAGCAAGGCCAAGGACGGTCTCGTCGTGGTCGACACGCTGGAACTGGCTGAAGCCAAGACCAAGGCGCTCAAGGGTCACCTCGCCAAGGCCGGTTTCTCGGGCAAGATCCTGGTGATCGACGGCGAACAGGTCGATGCAGGCTTCAAGAAGGCCGCCGGCAACCTTCCGGGCATTAACGTGCTCCCGGCCATGGGTGCCAATGTCTACGACATCCTCAACCACGACACCCTGGTGCTGACCAAGGCTGCTGTCGAAAAGCTGGAGGCGCGCTTCAATGGCTAA
- the rplC gene encoding 50S ribosomal protein L3, translating into MRTGVIAKKVGMTRLFQEDGRHVPVTVLALEDCQVVSHRTEDRDGYFAVQLGAGEAKQKNVAKPQREHFAKADVGLKKRVAEFRVENADGLVPVGSTISAEHFIAGQMVDITGHTQGKGFAGAMKRWGFGGMRATHGVSISHRAHGSTGNRQDPGRVFKGKKMAGHMGDRQRTQQNLEIVRTDAERGLLFVKGSVPGAKNGWLLVRDAVKLPLPEGVPFPGAVLSKHAPLADETPSVVEAAAEEAIVTEAVETDAAATEENKEG; encoded by the coding sequence ATGCGCACCGGCGTTATCGCAAAGAAAGTCGGGATGACCCGCCTCTTCCAGGAGGACGGACGGCACGTGCCTGTGACCGTTCTCGCGTTGGAAGATTGCCAGGTAGTCTCGCACCGTACTGAAGACCGCGATGGCTATTTCGCAGTCCAGCTCGGCGCGGGCGAAGCCAAGCAGAAGAACGTTGCCAAGCCGCAGCGTGAACATTTCGCCAAGGCCGATGTCGGCCTGAAGAAGCGCGTCGCTGAATTCCGCGTCGAAAACGCCGATGGCCTTGTGCCGGTCGGTTCGACCATCAGCGCCGAGCATTTCATCGCTGGCCAGATGGTTGACATCACCGGCCATACGCAGGGCAAGGGCTTCGCCGGCGCCATGAAGCGTTGGGGCTTCGGCGGTATGCGCGCCACCCACGGCGTTTCGATCTCGCACCGTGCCCACGGTTCGACGGGTAACCGTCAGGATCCGGGCCGCGTGTTCAAGGGCAAGAAGATGGCCGGCCACATGGGCGACCGTCAGCGCACCCAGCAGAACCTCGAAATCGTCCGCACGGATGCCGAGCGCGGCCTTCTCTTCGTCAAGGGCTCTGTCCCGGGCGCGAAGAATGGCTGGCTGCTGGTTCGTGACGCTGTGAAGCTGCCGCTTCCCGAAGGCGTGCCGTTCCCCGGCGCTGTGCTCTCGAAGCACGCTCCGCTGGCTGACGAGACCCCCTCGGTTGTCGAAGCTGCCGCGGAAGAAGCCATCGTGACCGAAGCTGTCGAAACCGACGCTGCGGCCACTGAAGAAAACAAGGAAGGCTGA
- the rpsJ gene encoding 30S ribosomal protein S10, producing MEAQNIRIRLKAFDHRVLDQATGEIADTARRTGALIRGPIPLPTRIEKFTVNRGPHVDKKSREQFEVRTYKRLLDIVQPNAQTVDALMKLDLAAGVNVEIKLA from the coding sequence ATGGAAGCTCAGAATATCCGTATTCGCCTCAAGGCGTTTGATCACCGCGTTCTCGACCAGGCAACTGGTGAGATCGCCGATACGGCCCGCCGCACTGGCGCTCTTATTCGTGGCCCCATTCCGCTGCCGACGCGTATCGAGAAGTTCACCGTGAACCGCGGACCGCACGTCGACAAGAAGTCGCGCGAGCAGTTCGAGGTGCGGACCTACAAGCGGCTGCTCGATATCGTGCAGCCCAACGCCCAGACCGTCGATGCTTTGATGAAGCTCGATCTGGCTGCTGGCGTTAACGTCGAGATCAAGCTGGCCTAA